The following is a genomic window from Chitinophaga caseinilytica.
TCGGTGATGATGGCGTCTTCCTCACCCGGCAGCTTCGCGAGGAAGTGCTTCTCGATGAGCTTGTACAGGCTCAGCTCCACTTTCTTCGGGTCTACCAGCACGAATTTCAGCTGGGAAGGATGTTTTTTGTACAGCAGGGAAACGAGCAGGGTATTGATACCCACCGACTTACCTTGCCCGGTAGCGCCCGCCATGAGCAGGTGGGGCATTTTGGCGAGGTCGGCGATGAAATTCTCGTTATCGATCTTTTTGCCGATGGCGATGGGCAGGTCCATCTGGCTATGCTGGAATTTATCGGACGCGAGCATGTTCCGGAGCGAAACGATGGTTTTCTTCACGTTTGGCACCTCGATACCGATGGTACCGCGGCCCGGGATGGGCGCGATGATACGGATGCCGAGCGCGGAAAGGCTCAGTGCGATGTCGTCTTCCAGGTTTTTGATCCGGGAGATGCGCACGCCGGCCGCCGGTACGATTTCGTACAGGGTAACGGTGGGGCCCACGGTGGCGCTGATCTTCTGGATGGAAATATCGTAGTTCTTGAGGGTGTCGATGATCTGGTTCTTGTTCTTTTCCAGCTCCGACGCGTCTTGCACGATCTTGTCCGACCCGTGGTTTTCCAACAGGTCGAGCGCCGGGTATTTATAGTCGCGCAGGTCGAGCGTGGGCTCGTAGGGGTCTACGGGCACGGCTTCGCGGACGGGCACGATCTCTTCCACTTCCTCGTCTGTCGGGTCTTCATACACCGGTTTGATCTCGAAGGCCACGTCTTCCACCACTTTCGGTTTGCGGGGCGCTGGCGGCGGAATATCGAGCGGGATGGGTGCAGGCTCCGGTTCGGGCAGTGGTTGCGGCGGCGGCGCATCGTCGTGAATGGTGAGTTTCAGCTCTTCCAGCGCCAGGTCTTCTTCCGGTTCGGGCATGGCGAACGGCGGCGGGGTGGTGGCGAAGGGGGCGGTTTCTTCCCTTTCGATCAACTGTAAAGCCGGATCGAACGCTTCTTCTTCCTCTTCCTTGAAAACGGGCGGGGCATCGCCTTTCAGGCCGTTGTAGCGGTCGTTGATGGAAGGCGCGTTCCGCAGGTCTTCCACTTCCCCTTCATCTTCCGCCTCTTCTTCCGCATAGGCCGGCATTACCGGTTTGGCGGCTTTGGCCTGTTTTTCGGGCCATTTGAAATCGAGGTTGAACTTCCAGATGAGCCAGCAGATGCCTGCGGTGATGAGCAGCAGGCCGGTGCCGGTTTTCCCGAGAAATCCGCTCACCCATTTATTCAGCGCGTCGCCCATGGCGCCGCCCCATGGGAAGGCCGATTTGCCGGAAAGGAAAGCGAACGTCATGCTGAGGAAAAGCAATCCGAAGATGATGTATTTCACATTTCGCCAGAAGCGGAAAACCCTCCGCCCCACGATGAAATTGATGCCTACGATAAAGAAAAAATACGTGAACAGGTACGACGCCACGCCGAACCCTTTATAGAAAAACCAGTGCGACGTGAACGCGCCCAGCCTTCCCAGCAGGTTGTCTACATCCACATCGTCGCGGAAAAGCACGGAAGAGGAATAGCGGAATACCTTGTCCTGGTCTTCTTCCCAGGTGAAGAGATAAGACGTGAACGCGATGAAACAATAAAGGGCCAGCAGCAGGAAAACGGCGCCCAGCACTTTGTGGGTCCGCTCGTCCTTCACCAGTTCCCGCACTTTCACTTCCGGCTCCTTGTCGGGCTTGAGCACGTCGGGACTCGGGGCCGGGGCCTCTTTCTTCTTTTTTGGTTCTTTCTTCTCTGATTTCAGTTTGTTACCTGCCATAATCGAATTCAAAATTAAACTATAGCCGGGCAATCGCGGAAATTATTTCCGCAGGCCGGTTTGATGCCGTATCCAGTTGGATATTTCGCTGAGCACGGCTGGTGATATGGTTTCCGTCAGTCGTCCGTATTCCTGGCCCTGACAGGTTTTGCATGTTTGAAAAAGATGGTTGAGCCCGGGCATTTCGCGGATATCCGCATTTTTAATGCCGTTCTTCCATCCCGGAAGATGAACGCTGCTGACCACCTGCACGTCTTTATCGCCGTTGAGCGCCAGCACCGGACATTTCACTTTGGCAAAATAGGGTTTTGGATCGAAACGGACGATGGAAAGGTATTCAGGTGTCAGATATTGTGACGAAACCTGTTGTATGAACGTCCCTTCCTGCATGTTTTTCTGAATACCCGGATTATCGTCGTACTGCACTTTGGCGTTGCTGCGGATGCGGGCCCTCAGTGCGGCAGTGTCTTTTTCCTGTAAAATGGCGTCCATCATCCTGCGCTGGTAGCCCAGCTGTTGTTGCAGGATCGAATCGCCGACCTGGAATTGTGCGAGGATCGCTTTCGTCTGGCTCATGATCAGCTCGTCCCCGCTCACGCCCGGCCCCGCCAGCGAAACGAGAAATGCGACGTCTTTGTTGCCTGCCGCCAGCTCCAGCCCGATGGCGCCACCTTCGCTATGGCCCAGCACGCCGATCTTTTTCACATCCACGTCCACCCTGCCTTTCAAATATTCCAGCGCAGCGCCGGCGTCTCTTGTAAACTCCGCGATGCCGCTGCCTTTCATACTGCCGGTGCTCTCCCCTACCCCGCGATCGTCGTACCGCAGCACGGCGATGCCGTTGCGGGTGAGGTAATCGGCGATGACCAGGAAAGTCTTATGCCCGAGGATGTTGCTGTTCCGGTCTTGCGGGCCGCTGCCGGAAATGAGGATCACGGCCGGGTACTTCCCGGGCTCGAACGGGCGGGTGAAAGTGCCTGCCAGGGAAAGACTGTCTTTCCGGTTGGGGAAATACACGTTTTCCACGTGATAGGGATATTTGGGCTTGGGTTCCTGGGGGCGCTCCTGCCCGTAGGCCGTCAATGCCGTTGCCAGCAAGGCCAGCACGAAATGGAGTTTGTGCAAGATCGACATGTGTGAATGATTTGCAGGTTTGTTGGACGCGGGTCCTTATGCAAAATATATGCAGGAATTGTGAATTCAGCAAAATGATGTGGCGGGGAGGAGAATTTCCGGACGCCCGCGGGTTGCCGGGCGCCCGGGCCGTGGCACGGCAAAAGCCGCGTCCCTGTTGGCAAGACGCATATTTTCATAGGCCCCGTTCCGGGAAACGGCTAAAAAAAGATTATTTCTTCAGTACGCCAACCAGCAGGCAAATCCAACCGGCGATGAAGAGCAGTCCACCCACGGGCGTGATGGCGCCGATGCCGCGGAGCCCTACGGTTTCGGTGGCTTTCAGCAACGTCAGCACGTACAGCGAGCCCGAGAACAGGAGGATGCCCCCGAGGAAGAGGCGCCCGGCCCACACGAGTTGCGGCGACGGCGCGTGGGCGTACAGGATGCCTACCGCCAGCAGTGCGAACACGTGGTAGAACTGGTAGGTAACGCCGGTCTGGAACGTGCTCACGGTTTCTGGCGGCACGAGTTCCTTGAGCTTGTGCGCGCCGAATGCGCCGAGTACCACGGAAAGGGCGCCGAGGGCGGCGGCCCAGACTAAAAACGATTTATGCATGGTGGATCAGTTTGTCAAAAGTCTCCAAAGTTATCTCATCGTCACTGATGATCACCTGACTTTGCTCATAATATGGCTGGCGTTCCAGTAATTTTTTCTCGGTGAAGGCGGCCAGATCTTCCGGCGTAAGGTCCTGGATGAGGGGGCGCTTGTGCTGTTTCCGCTGGAGGCGCTCTACCATCACGGCAACGGAAGGGTTGAGCCAGATCGTTTTACCGGCTTCGTTCATGAAATCCATGGTGTCGGAGAAACAGGGCGTTCCGCCGCCGCAGGAGATGAGGAAGCTGTCGTTATCAAACGTCAGTTCGCGCAGCAGCCTGCTTTCCAGCTCGCGGAAATAGGTTTCGCCTTTGGTGTTGAAGATATCGGCGACCGGCATGCCTTCGTACTCCACGATCACATCGTCGAGGTCGAAGAACGGCAGGTTCCAGTGGGCGGCGAGCTGCTTGCCCCAATAGGATTTTCCGGCTCCCATAAAACCCAGGAGAAAAATTTTCATGGCTCGTTCGGTTGTTTGTTTTCGCCGGCCGTCCAGGCGAGGCATAGGTTATTGTCGATGATGTATTGCATGTTGAGGCAAGCCATCTTGTCTTCTTTCAGAAAATCGCAGACGAGCATGCCCGTTTGCTGCAGGGGGAAAGCCTGGAGTTGCATATTGGCCTTAAAATCGAGCCCGCCGAGGCCGTACCATTTGTAAACGGCTTCCTTGGCCGACCAGCAAACGGTCTGGTGTTCCAGTTTCCGGATGCCGGAGATGAACTGTTGTTCGCGCTCGGCGAGGAATTTGTGGGCTACCCTCCCAATTTTGGGCTGCACGTTTTCGATATCGATGCCCACATGTTCGCGGGTGCTCACGATAGCGGCGGCAAAATCGCCACAATGCGAGATGGAAAAATAATAAGGATTTCCCGGAATATACGGTTTTCTGCTGTCGAGCACCCTTATTTCATGGACGGGCAGGTCGGGGAACAGTTCCACGAGCAGGTAACGCCCCGCAAAATGCTGGAGGCGCTTGTGCGGATGGTGAACGCCGGGGTCGATGTTCACCCTTTCCCTGAAAAACCCTTCTTCTTCACCAATTTTCCACACTCCCAGCCGGGTGGCGGGATCGATTTGTATCGTTCGTATTAAAGCCATAAATTCGCCGCTTAAACGCGAATTTAACGGGAATTAAGCAACCGGCCTAACCTAAACACCATCACGCATGATCTTGTCTGACAAAAGAATTCTGGAGGAAATTGAAAAGGGCACCATCGTGATCAGCCCTTACGACCGGAAGTACCTCGGTACCAACTCGTACGACGTGCACCTGGGCAAATACCTGGCTACGTACGCAGACCGGGTGCTGGACGCCCGCCGTCACAACGAGATCGTGCATTTCGAAATCCCTGACGAAGGTTTCGTGCTGCAGCCCAACACCCTCTACCTGGGCGTTACGCTCGAATACACGGAAACCCACGCCCATGTGCCCTTCCTGGAAGGCAAAAGCAGCACCGGCCGCCTGGGGATCGATATCCATGCCACCGCCGGCAAAGGCGATGTAGGTTTCTGCAACACCTGGACGCTGGAGATCTCCTGCGCCCAACCCGTCCGCATTTACCACGGCATGCCTATCGGACAGCTCATTTATTTCGTGGTGGAAGGCCAGATCGAAACGCTCTACAACAAGAAAGGCAACGCCAAATACAACGGCCGCACCGTTCGCCCCGTGGAATCCATGATGTGGAAGAACGAGTTCTAAGCCGGAACGATATTGCTGGAACGGGCTGCACCTTGCGGGGATGCAGCCCGTTTTATTTCCCACAGGGTGGTCACGTCCTAAAATAGGTTTACCGTATGGATACAGTACAGATATAGTAGGGATACAGTAGGGATACCGTACTGTAACCGTACTAATTGAGTAGTTGAACGATCGCTTTAGTTGAACGGCTGATAAAAAAAGCCGGCTCAACATAGGAGCCGGCTTCGTTTATAATGTATATGTCGCTGACTATTCCAGCGCCCCGTACGCCAGCACCCTGAACTTCCGCACGAACTCGCCGTACCAGGCATACGGGCTCACGTTCGTGAACACCATCATCACGATCCCTTCTTTGGGGTCGATGGTATATTCGGAACAGTAAGCGCCGCCCCAGGTGAGGGAACCGGGCGTAGCTTGGTCGCCGTAGCGCGTGTCTTCCGTAATGATCTGCAGTCCCAGCCCGAACTTGTCGTTCCGGTCCCACACAAAACTGTTCCCGATCTGGTTCCGGCTCATGAGCTCAACCGTCTTGCGCGACAGCAGCCGCACATGATTGAAGCTTCCTCCGTTCAGCACCAGCTGACAAAGTTTCGCGTAATCGGCTACCGTGCTTACCAGCCCGGCGCCGCCGAGATACAAGGTTTGTTTCCCGGCAATGGGAAAAGTCCGGTTGGAAACGCTGCTGTGGACGGTCAGCGGAGCATCCATCTCCCCTTTTGCGTACATTTCCACCAGTCTGCCCGCCTTTTCTTTCGGCAGGTAGAAATAGGTATCGTTCATCCCGAGCGGTTTGAAGATCCGCTCATGGAAAAAATCTTTCAGGCTCTTGCCGGAAATCACTTCCACGATCCTGCCCGCCACGTCCGTATTGTACCCATATGTGAACTGCTCACCGGGATCGTGCGTCAGGGGGCGTTTTGCCACCTGTTTGATCAACTCCTCCGTCGTCAGCCCGTTCAGATCGCTGAGATAAACGTTCGGCTCCTTGACGGTGGGATGCTGGTAGGGAATCCCCGCGGAATGCGACAGCAGATGCCGGATAGTAGGGGGTGTTTTCGGCGGACGGGTGCCCCCGTTGCCGTCGAGCACCTGCACGTCTTTGAATTCCGGGAGGAATTTGGCGATGGGATCGTCCAGGAAAAGGCGCCCTTCTTCGTACAGCATGAGCACGGCGACGGTGGTTACCAGCTTGGTTTGCGAAGCGATGCGGAAGATATCGTCCGTCCGCGCCGGGGTTTTCTTTTCGAGATTGCTGAACCCGAACGCTTTGTAATGCACGATCTGCCCTTTACGGGCGATGAAGGTGACAGCGTTGGGCGTCAGCCCCCGGGCAATGGCGGCTTCGAAAAAGCTGTCGATCCGGTGGAGGCGCTCTGCCGAAAACCCGGCAGCCGCGGGCGTGGTGGCTTTGCGGAAAGTTTGCTGCGCGGAAAGCGGTACGGTCATCATCACCGCTCCCAGCAAGACAAGGAAAGATTTCATAAACGTGAATGCTTGGACTTTAAGCGTGAAATATAGGCAGAAAAGCACATTTTTCCGACTGCTTCCGCATAAAAAAACCGGGCGCCCCATGCGCCCGGTTTCTCTTTTATTCTGCAGGTTGCATCAATCCAACAACCTGTCCATCAATGCATTGAATTCCTTTTTATACGTTTCGTAGTGCTCCCCCGTACCCGGACCGTTAAACCCGGTGTGCACTTCCACCACCTTGCCGCTCCGGTCGAGGTAAATGGTTGTCGGGAAGCCTTTCAGCCCCGTCAGTTGCGGCAGCGTCTTCTCCGTTTTCTGCGGATCGGAAGGCGTTACGCCGGTAATGAGCACGGGCCAGGTGACGTCGAACCGCTTTGCGAAACCTTCCGCGGCTTTCTTCGATTTCTCGAAATCGGTCGTGCGCTCGTACGCCAGCATCACGATCTCCACGCCCCTTTCCTTGTTCTTTTTATACCATTCGCTCAGGTACGCGGTTTCGTCCATGCAATTGGGGCACCACGATCCCGAAATCTGAACGATCACGGCTTTGTTCCTGAAACGCTCGTCCTGGATAGATACGGGCTTGCCCTCGAGATCGGGGAATTTGAAGTCGAGCTTTGCGCCGGGCGTTTTCACGGTATTGAGCGTGGTAGCGTCCTGCAGGCGGGCCGAACTGTCTTTCCGCGCGCTGAACTGCTGTTTGGCGGTAATCCCCGCCAGGAAGCGGCCACCGCTGAGCGTGGAGTCGTTTTCGATATGCGCGGTAAACAGGTAGGCGTGCGAGCCGTCGAACGTCGATAATTTGAGCGAATCACCGTCCACCACGCCCTGGAGGTAACGGTAATCTCCCGACGGCGTGAGGAACGTGCCGGTTACCTGGCTACCCTGCTGCGAGAACTCGCCGATGGCGAAAGAGCTGTCTTTCCCCGGCTCATCGTAAAACCAGGTGGGCCAGCGGCCGGAAACGTTTCGGGTAGCGGGTTTCGTAACGGCGAACCGGTCAGATTTTCCGGGCTGCGCATAGAAATCGATGTCTACGTCCTTATCCGCGAGGTGGCGGATCCATTTCCCCTTCAGGCTGCCGTTCAGGTATACCGCGGCTTTGAATTCCGAATCGAAAAACGGCATGCGGATGAAAACGGAATCGCCTTCCATGTTCACTTCGTCTACCCGCATCCTTTCCCCGGCATTGGTAACGTAAATGATCTGCGAACCGGCGCTGTCGGCCACCTCGAAGTTGAAGATGATCTGTCCGCCGTCTGCGCGGTTCAGCTGCGCCTGCCAGGGGCCTTTGGTGAGGCCTGCCTGCCTCGTGGGCGTGCAGGCGCTGAACGCAACGGCGGCTATCAATAAGATCCTTTTCATGTTGTTGTTTTTATGCATAATTCCTGGCGCCGAAGAGCAGGCTGCCGATGCGGACGAGCGTGCTGCCTTCTTCCAGGGCTATTTCGAAATCCCCGCTCATGCCCATAGACAGTTCGCGGAAGGTGTCCGTTCCTTTGAAAAACCGGTCTGCCACCGCAACCTGCAATGCTTTCAGTTGGCGGAACTCGCGCCGTACCTGGGCGAGGTCGTCGGTATTGCTCGCCATGCCCATGAGCCCGGCGATGCGCACGTTGGGCAGGCCGGCGGCGTTTTCCAGCAGGGCGTTCAGCTCTGCTTCGTTCAATCCGAACTTCGTTTCCTCGGTAGCGATATGCACCTGGAGCAGGCAATCGATCACCCGGCCGTTTTTGGCGGCCTGTTTATTGATCTCCTGGAGCAGTTTAAGGCTGTCGACCCCATGCACCATGCTCACGAACGGAGCGATGTATTTCACCTTGTTGGATTGAAGATGGCCGATGAAATGCCATTGAATGTCTTTGGGGAGAAGGCCTTCCTTTTCCACCATTTCCTGCACATAATTTTCGCCGAATATCCGCTGGCCGGCATCATACAGGGCCTGGATAGATCCGGCAGGTTTGGTTTTTGATACGGCTACCAGCTGTGCGTGAAAGGGTTGGAGCTTTTCCTGCACGTGGCGGTAGTTGGTTAGATTCACTGCCATCATCCTACAAAAATAATAGACTTTTCTGACATGCAGACAAGTTGGTTTAGGATTTCCCCAATAAACGGGGGAGTTTTTGTTAAAATATTCAACGATTCGGGGGAAAATCGGGATGGCATTTAATTCTGTAGCACTGATTTTTTTGAATGCCTAATTTAAAATAGGTTTGTAAACACCTATCAACTATCAAAAATTCAATTGACATGCATTTTCAGTTAACGGAAGAACATCTGATGATACAGAAAGCGGCGAGGGACTTTGCGGTGAATGAATTGCTGCCGGGCGTGATCGAGCGCGACGAGCAGCAGAAATTCCCCGTGGAGCAGGTCAAAAAGTTGGGTGAGCTTGGGTTTCTGGGCATGATGGTGAGCCCCGAATACGGTGGTGCGGGGCTCGACACGGTTTCGTACGTGCTGGCGATGGAAGAGATTTCAAAGATCGACGCGAGCGCTTCCGTGGTGATGAGCGTGAATAATTCCCTGGTTTGCTGGGGCCTGGAAACTTACGGAACGGAAGAACAGAAAAGGAAATACCTCGTGCCGCTGGCCAAAGGCGAGATCATCGGCGCATTTTTGCTCAGCGAGCCGGAAGCGGGGTCTGACGCCACTTCGCAGCGGACCATCGGGGAAGACAAGGGTGATCATTACCTGGTGAACGGTACCAAAAACTGGATCACCAACGCCAATTCCGCCAGCGTATACCTCGTGATGGTGCAAACGCATCCGGAGCTGGGCAGCAAAGGCATCAACTGCCTCATCGTAGAAAAAAATTCGCCCGGCATTTCGCTCGGCGCGAAGGAAAATAAACTCGGTATCCGCGGGAGCGATACGCACAGCGTGATGTTCCAGGACGTGAAAGTGCCGAAAGAAAACCGGATCGGCGAAGACGGGTTCGGGTTCAAATTTGCTATGAAGACGCTCGGCGGCGGCCGTATCGGCATTGCTTCCCAGGCTTTGGGGATCGCCAGCGGCGCGTTCGAACTGGCCCTGAAATACAGTAAGGAAAGGAAAGCCTTCGGCAAGGAGATCTCCCAGCACCAGGCCATCCAGTTCAAACTGGCAGACATGGCCACGAAGATCGAAGCCGCCCGCCTCCTCTGCCTCCGCGCAGCATGGGAAAAGGATAACCATCTCGACTATACCCTCAGCGGCTCCATGGCCAAGGTGTTTGCCTCCGAAACCGCCATGTGGGTAGCCACAGAAGCCGTTCAGGTACACGGCGGTTATGGTTACGTGAAAGAATACCATGTAGAGCGCCTCATGCGCGACGCGAAAATTACACAGATCTATGAAGGCACGTCTGAAGTACAGCGCATCGTGATCGGCC
Proteins encoded in this region:
- a CDS encoding DNA translocase FtsK gives rise to the protein MAGNKLKSEKKEPKKKKEAPAPSPDVLKPDKEPEVKVRELVKDERTHKVLGAVFLLLALYCFIAFTSYLFTWEEDQDKVFRYSSSVLFRDDVDVDNLLGRLGAFTSHWFFYKGFGVASYLFTYFFFIVGINFIVGRRVFRFWRNVKYIIFGLLFLSMTFAFLSGKSAFPWGGAMGDALNKWVSGFLGKTGTGLLLITAGICWLIWKFNLDFKWPEKQAKAAKPVMPAYAEEEAEDEGEVEDLRNAPSINDRYNGLKGDAPPVFKEEEEEAFDPALQLIEREETAPFATTPPPFAMPEPEEDLALEELKLTIHDDAPPPQPLPEPEPAPIPLDIPPPAPRKPKVVEDVAFEIKPVYEDPTDEEVEEIVPVREAVPVDPYEPTLDLRDYKYPALDLLENHGSDKIVQDASELEKNKNQIIDTLKNYDISIQKISATVGPTVTLYEIVPAAGVRISRIKNLEDDIALSLSALGIRIIAPIPGRGTIGIEVPNVKKTIVSLRNMLASDKFQHSQMDLPIAIGKKIDNENFIADLAKMPHLLMAGATGQGKSVGINTLLVSLLYKKHPSQLKFVLVDPKKVELSLYKLIEKHFLAKLPGEEDAIITDTKKVVHTLNALCIEMDLRYDLLKEAGTRNIREYNAKFTQRRLNPQKGHRYLPFIVLVIDEFADLIMTAGKEVEMPIARLAQLARAVGIHLIIATQRPSVNIITGTIKANFPARIAFKVSSKIDSRTILDTGGAEQLIGQGDMLISFNGEVVRLQCAFVDTPEVESVAEFIGEQRGYPDAFLLPEYIDEKDMEGKDFSLADRDPLFEEAARVIVQNQQGSTSLLQRRMKLGYNRAGRLMDQLEAAGIVGPNMGSKAREVNVKTEADLEEILNSML
- a CDS encoding alpha/beta hydrolase; the encoded protein is MSILHKLHFVLALLATALTAYGQERPQEPKPKYPYHVENVYFPNRKDSLSLAGTFTRPFEPGKYPAVILISGSGPQDRNSNILGHKTFLVIADYLTRNGIAVLRYDDRGVGESTGSMKGSGIAEFTRDAGAALEYLKGRVDVDVKKIGVLGHSEGGAIGLELAAGNKDVAFLVSLAGPGVSGDELIMSQTKAILAQFQVGDSILQQQLGYQRRMMDAILQEKDTAALRARIRSNAKVQYDDNPGIQKNMQEGTFIQQVSSQYLTPEYLSIVRFDPKPYFAKVKCPVLALNGDKDVQVVSSVHLPGWKNGIKNADIREMPGLNHLFQTCKTCQGQEYGRLTETISPAVLSEISNWIRHQTGLRK
- a CDS encoding DUF423 domain-containing protein, producing MHKSFLVWAAALGALSVVLGAFGAHKLKELVPPETVSTFQTGVTYQFYHVFALLAVGILYAHAPSPQLVWAGRLFLGGILLFSGSLYVLTLLKATETVGLRGIGAITPVGGLLFIAGWICLLVGVLKK
- a CDS encoding shikimate kinase, which produces MKIFLLGFMGAGKSYWGKQLAAHWNLPFFDLDDVIVEYEGMPVADIFNTKGETYFRELESRLLRELTFDNDSFLISCGGGTPCFSDTMDFMNEAGKTIWLNPSVAVMVERLQRKQHKRPLIQDLTPEDLAAFTEKKLLERQPYYEQSQVIISDDEITLETFDKLIHHA
- a CDS encoding 4'-phosphopantetheinyl transferase family protein, with product MALIRTIQIDPATRLGVWKIGEEEGFFRERVNIDPGVHHPHKRLQHFAGRYLLVELFPDLPVHEIRVLDSRKPYIPGNPYYFSISHCGDFAAAIVSTREHVGIDIENVQPKIGRVAHKFLAEREQQFISGIRKLEHQTVCWSAKEAVYKWYGLGGLDFKANMQLQAFPLQQTGMLVCDFLKEDKMACLNMQYIIDNNLCLAWTAGENKQPNEP
- the dcd gene encoding dCTP deaminase; protein product: MILSDKRILEEIEKGTIVISPYDRKYLGTNSYDVHLGKYLATYADRVLDARRHNEIVHFEIPDEGFVLQPNTLYLGVTLEYTETHAHVPFLEGKSSTGRLGIDIHATAGKGDVGFCNTWTLEISCAQPVRIYHGMPIGQLIYFVVEGQIETLYNKKGNAKYNGRTVRPVESMMWKNEF
- a CDS encoding serine hydrolase domain-containing protein, translating into MKSFLVLLGAVMMTVPLSAQQTFRKATTPAAAGFSAERLHRIDSFFEAAIARGLTPNAVTFIARKGQIVHYKAFGFSNLEKKTPARTDDIFRIASQTKLVTTVAVLMLYEEGRLFLDDPIAKFLPEFKDVQVLDGNGGTRPPKTPPTIRHLLSHSAGIPYQHPTVKEPNVYLSDLNGLTTEELIKQVAKRPLTHDPGEQFTYGYNTDVAGRIVEVISGKSLKDFFHERIFKPLGMNDTYFYLPKEKAGRLVEMYAKGEMDAPLTVHSSVSNRTFPIAGKQTLYLGGAGLVSTVADYAKLCQLVLNGGSFNHVRLLSRKTVELMSRNQIGNSFVWDRNDKFGLGLQIITEDTRYGDQATPGSLTWGGAYCSEYTIDPKEGIVMMVFTNVSPYAWYGEFVRKFRVLAYGALE
- a CDS encoding TlpA disulfide reductase family protein, with the protein product MKRILLIAAVAFSACTPTRQAGLTKGPWQAQLNRADGGQIIFNFEVADSAGSQIIYVTNAGERMRVDEVNMEGDSVFIRMPFFDSEFKAAVYLNGSLKGKWIRHLADKDVDIDFYAQPGKSDRFAVTKPATRNVSGRWPTWFYDEPGKDSSFAIGEFSQQGSQVTGTFLTPSGDYRYLQGVVDGDSLKLSTFDGSHAYLFTAHIENDSTLSGGRFLAGITAKQQFSARKDSSARLQDATTLNTVKTPGAKLDFKFPDLEGKPVSIQDERFRNKAVIVQISGSWCPNCMDETAYLSEWYKKNKERGVEIVMLAYERTTDFEKSKKAAEGFAKRFDVTWPVLITGVTPSDPQKTEKTLPQLTGLKGFPTTIYLDRSGKVVEVHTGFNGPGTGEHYETYKKEFNALMDRLLD
- a CDS encoding YggS family pyridoxal phosphate-dependent enzyme, which encodes MAVNLTNYRHVQEKLQPFHAQLVAVSKTKPAGSIQALYDAGQRIFGENYVQEMVEKEGLLPKDIQWHFIGHLQSNKVKYIAPFVSMVHGVDSLKLLQEINKQAAKNGRVIDCLLQVHIATEETKFGLNEAELNALLENAAGLPNVRIAGLMGMASNTDDLAQVRREFRQLKALQVAVADRFFKGTDTFRELSMGMSGDFEIALEEGSTLVRIGSLLFGARNYA
- a CDS encoding acyl-CoA dehydrogenase; protein product: MHFQLTEEHLMIQKAARDFAVNELLPGVIERDEQQKFPVEQVKKLGELGFLGMMVSPEYGGAGLDTVSYVLAMEEISKIDASASVVMSVNNSLVCWGLETYGTEEQKRKYLVPLAKGEIIGAFLLSEPEAGSDATSQRTIGEDKGDHYLVNGTKNWITNANSASVYLVMVQTHPELGSKGINCLIVEKNSPGISLGAKENKLGIRGSDTHSVMFQDVKVPKENRIGEDGFGFKFAMKTLGGGRIGIASQALGIASGAFELALKYSKERKAFGKEISQHQAIQFKLADMATKIEAARLLCLRAAWEKDNHLDYTLSGSMAKVFASETAMWVATEAVQVHGGYGYVKEYHVERLMRDAKITQIYEGTSEVQRIVIGRTILG